A section of the Bradyrhizobium oligotrophicum S58 genome encodes:
- the folK gene encoding 2-amino-4-hydroxy-6-hydroxymethyldihydropteridine diphosphokinase, whose amino-acid sequence MASALIALGGNVGDVRATFRLAIAEICRRAQATLAARSSDYATPPWGEEQQPPFVNACIAIDTAIAPRALLAILHDVERMFGRNRAQETRWGPRTLDLDLIAYDDVTLDTPDLTLPHPRLFERGFVLVPLAEIVPERRIAGRRVDEAVTRVSRDGIRPLPSAE is encoded by the coding sequence ATGGCCAGCGCGCTGATTGCTCTCGGTGGCAATGTCGGCGACGTCCGAGCGACCTTTCGGCTGGCCATTGCAGAGATCTGCCGGCGCGCGCAGGCCACGCTGGCCGCGCGCTCCTCCGACTACGCCACCCCGCCCTGGGGCGAAGAGCAGCAGCCGCCATTCGTCAACGCGTGCATCGCGATTGACACCGCGATCGCGCCGCGTGCACTGCTCGCCATTCTGCACGATGTCGAGCGCATGTTCGGTCGCAATCGTGCGCAGGAGACGCGATGGGGTCCGCGCACCCTCGACCTCGATTTGATCGCCTATGACGACGTAACCCTCGACACGCCTGATCTCACGCTGCCGCATCCGCGGCTGTTCGAGCGTGGCTTCGTGCTGGTACCGCTGGCGGAGATCGTGCCCGAGCGCCGGATTGCCGGGCGCCGCGTCGACGAGGCGGTGACACGCGTTTCGCGCGACGGAATCCGGCCGCTGCCCTCCGCCGAATAG
- the folB gene encoding dihydroneopterin aldolase codes for MTDTIFIKGVLIHARHGVLEHESEVGQRFVIDLELYTDLSDSSRSDRLADTVSYSNVVETATAAFKDTNYRLLERAAGAVADAILSTFARIRAVKVTVHKPHAPIAAIFEDVGVVLTRSRHP; via the coding sequence ATGACCGATACGATCTTCATCAAGGGCGTCCTGATCCATGCGCGTCACGGCGTGCTGGAGCATGAGAGCGAGGTCGGGCAGCGCTTTGTGATCGATCTCGAGCTCTACACGGACCTGTCGGACTCCTCGCGCAGCGACCGCCTCGCCGACACGGTGTCCTACTCCAACGTGGTGGAGACCGCGACCGCGGCCTTCAAGGACACCAACTACCGCCTGCTCGAACGTGCCGCCGGCGCCGTGGCCGATGCCATCCTGTCGACCTTCGCGCGTATTCGCGCCGTGAAGGTCACGGTGCACAAGCCGCATGCGCCGATCGCCGCCATCTTCGAGGATGTCGGCGTGGTGTTGACGCGCTCGCGCCATCCGTGA